From a single Sus scrofa isolate TJ Tabasco breed Duroc chromosome 13, Sscrofa11.1, whole genome shotgun sequence genomic region:
- the LOC100625858 gene encoding keratin-associated protein 13-2-like, giving the protein MSYNCCFRNFSSCFLGDHLRYSGSSCVSSYPRNLVYSTGLCSPSTCQLGSSLYKGCQKIRRREPIRCQTSPVVTIPCQKSCHRPRTSTFYSPCWTTYAGSLGSRSSRSCSLGYGSRSCYSLGCGSSGFRPLAYRVCGFPSLRLGSGSCYPTRLVSRSCQSPCYRPSCGSGFHRSAC; this is encoded by the coding sequence ATGTCCTACAACTGTTGTTTTAGAAACTTCTCCTCCTGCTTCCTTGGGGACCATCTGCGCTACTCAGGCTCCTCATGTGTCTCTTCCTACCCCAGAAACCTGGTCTACAGCACTGGTCTCTGCTCTCCCAGCACCTGCCAGCTGGGTTCCTCTCTCTATAAAGGCTGTCAAAAGATCCGACGACGTGAGCCCATCAGGTGTCAGACATCTCCTGTGGTGACCATTCCCTGCCAGAAATCCTGCCACCGCCCAAGGACCTCCACATTCTACAGTCCCTGCTGGACAACTTATGCTGGGTCTCTGGGCTCTAGGTCCAGCAGAAGCTGCTCCCTGGGCTATGGATCCAGAAGCTGTTACTCACTGGGCTGTGGATCCAGTGGCTTCAGACCTCTGGCTTATAGAGTCTGTGGTTTCCCTTccctgaggcttggatctggatcCTGCTATCCAACCCGCCTTGTCTCTAGGAGCTGCCAGTCACCATGTTACAGACCAAGCTGTGGATCTGGCTTCCACAGATCAGCTTGTTGA